The Rheinheimera mangrovi genome contains the following window.
TTGAGCTGTTGAATCCAACAGCATCTCGCCAGCATCTTTTTGCAGCACGCCGGTCATCACTTTGACTAAAGTGGATTTACCGGCGCCATTTTCACCCAATAAGGCATGCACTTCACCGGCATATAAACTCAACTGAGCTTGCTGTAGTGCTTTTACACCGGGGAAATTTTTATCGATCTGCCGCAGTTGCAGCACTGGCAGGGCGCTGCTGTTGTTCTGTTCTGACATCAGGCTCTCCTGAAGGCCAGCCGTATTGGCTGGCGCTACAAAATAAATTAGTTCAGGCGTCTTTTTTCATACTCAGCGGCAGCCGTATCCTGCAGGAATAAATCTCCTGTGGTGCTGATCAATTTGGCTGTGTCTTTTTTTCCTTTCAGATAAGCTTCAATCACATCAAAAGCCGGGCCACCTAAATGTGGATTCAGCTCTACAGTGGCATTGGCATCACCGTCCGCCATAGCTTTGAAATAATCCGGCACACCGTCTACCGAGACCACCAGCAGGTCTTTGCCTGGTTTCAGGCCGGCTTCTTTAATGGCCTGAATAGCGCCTAAAGCCATTTCATCGTTATGAGCCCAGAGTGCACAAATGCCTTTGCCACCCTGCTCCGCTTTTAACAGCGACTCCATCACTTCTTTGCCTTTGGCGCGGGTAAATTCTGCGGTTTGACTGCGGACAATTTTAGCTTGCGGGTGTTTTGCCAGCACTTCGTTAAAACCTTTGGCTCTGTCTATGGCAGCCGTAGCTCCTACTGTGCCTTGTAACTCGATGATATTGCATTGCTGCTGGGCCTGGGGTTGGCTCAATAGCCAGTTGGCCGCCTTACGACCTTCTTCGACAAAGTCAGAGGCAATGCGGGTCACAAATAACGACTCGTCCTGTACCTGCACATTACGGTCTACTATTACCACAGGAATACGGGCACGTTTGGCTTCTTTCAACACTGGAGTCCAGCCGGTTTCGACTACTGGGGCTATGATAATGGCGTCCACGCCCTGCGCAATAAAACTGCGCACAGCTTTGATTTGGTTTTCCTGTTTTTGCTGCGCATCTGAAAATTTCAGATCGATGCCGCGTTTTTTCGCTTCAGCTTTCACTGATTCAGAAAAACTGGTACGCCAGCCGCTTTCTGACCCCACCTGAGCAAAACCTATAGTGGTGGCAAAACTGCTGTGACAAACTAAACACAGGCCAAGACCTGCAACTAGAGATTTGATCTTCATACGTCGACTCCCCTTGTCTACTGACAGACCCATATAATATTTTTAAATGGCAGGCCTGCTGTGATTGAATTCTGTATTTATAAACTGTTGTTAGAAAACCTTAGCTATACCCCAATACAAAACGGCTGCACTGCCGGTATAACTGCCCTGCTTTCAGCAAAGCTGTTGGAAAATTTGCTTTATTGACCGCATTTGGGTAGCCATGAGGCTCAAGACATAAAGCCGCGTATTTCTCTATTGGCTTGCCTTGGTTACCTACTATGCTGCCATCGAGAAAATTGCCACTATAAAACTGAATACCAGGTTGATCAGTAAACAACTGCAGAGTACGACCTGAAACAGCATCCCGTACTAAAGCCGCTGCTCTGTTCTGATCACGATCTTTATTCAATACAAAATAATGGTCATAGCCGTTTTCAAGCAATCCAATATCCTTGCCTATCCGCTTGCCTGCTTTAAAATCAAAAGCACCGGCTGCCGGCACTAACTCGCCTGTGGGCACCAGTTGTTTATCCAACGCCAGAACAAAGTCAGCATCCAGCTGCAATTGCTGTTCAAGTACAGTGTTTTGACCTACTCCGCCAATAGCCCAATAGGCATGATTGGTCAGACTGACCGGAGTGTCTTTATCTGACACAGCGCTGTATTCCAGCACCAATTCATGATGCGCCAGCAAGGTGTAACACAGCTGCACATCCAACTGCCCAGGGAAACCTTGATCGCCCTCTAAGCTGGTGATACGAAAAGTGACACTGACTCTGTCTTTTTGCTGGTCTATATCAAAATCCCAGAAGCGACTGCCTAAACCATCAGGGCCACCATGCAATTGATTGGGCCCTTCATTGGCAAGCAAAGACAGCACCTGGCCTTTGTGCATATAAGCGGCAGCACCAATGCGGTTCGCCACGCGACCTATAGTCACCGCAAAATAATAAGGATTGCGGGCGAATTGGCCCGGGTCCTGATAATTTTGCAGAAGCTCTACAGCCTTGTTTGTTAAAGGCTCTGGCATCAACACTGACCATAAACCCGCGCCCAAATTACTTAAGGTCACACAGAGTCCTGCAGGATTAGTCAGCTTAATCAGCTGCAAGGGCCGCTTTAACGCAGCCACCTGCACAGTGTCGGTAGTGACGACAAAGCCCATGTTAAGCGTCAACCGCTGCGTTGGTTTTTACGCCATTCACCAGACGAGGCAAGCCCCATGGATTGGCGTTTTGCAGCTCTGGTGGCAATAACTCTGCCGGGTAATTCTGGAAGCAAATAGGACGGACAAAACGGGCGATAGAGGCCGTACCTACCGACGTAAAACGGGCATCAGTGGCCGCAGGGAAAGGCCCGCCATGCATCATGGCATCACAAACTTCCACACCAGTCGGGAAGTTATTGACCACCAGACGGCCTA
Protein-coding sequences here:
- a CDS encoding ABC transporter substrate-binding protein — translated: MKIKSLVAGLGLCLVCHSSFATTIGFAQVGSESGWRTSFSESVKAEAKKRGIDLKFSDAQQKQENQIKAVRSFIAQGVDAIIIAPVVETGWTPVLKEAKRARIPVVIVDRNVQVQDESLFVTRIASDFVEEGRKAANWLLSQPQAQQQCNIIELQGTVGATAAIDRAKGFNEVLAKHPQAKIVRSQTAEFTRAKGKEVMESLLKAEQGGKGICALWAHNDEMALGAIQAIKEAGLKPGKDLLVVSVDGVPDYFKAMADGDANATVELNPHLGGPAFDVIEAYLKGKKDTAKLISTTGDLFLQDTAAAEYEKRRLN
- a CDS encoding aldose epimerase family protein; its protein translation is MGFVVTTDTVQVAALKRPLQLIKLTNPAGLCVTLSNLGAGLWSVLMPEPLTNKAVELLQNYQDPGQFARNPYYFAVTIGRVANRIGAAAYMHKGQVLSLLANEGPNQLHGGPDGLGSRFWDFDIDQQKDRVSVTFRITSLEGDQGFPGQLDVQLCYTLLAHHELVLEYSAVSDKDTPVSLTNHAYWAIGGVGQNTVLEQQLQLDADFVLALDKQLVPTGELVPAAGAFDFKAGKRIGKDIGLLENGYDHYFVLNKDRDQNRAAALVRDAVSGRTLQLFTDQPGIQFYSGNFLDGSIVGNQGKPIEKYAALCLEPHGYPNAVNKANFPTALLKAGQLYRQCSRFVLGYS